The Gossypium arboreum isolate Shixiya-1 chromosome 4, ASM2569848v2, whole genome shotgun sequence DNA segment AGGGCATCCATGGCACTTTTACCGTCATGTTTCTTCAAAaggaatatataaaaaaaaataccaaTTAAAAGAATAACAAAAACCATGTAATTTGAACCTATCATATTTCAACCTTGCATGAAAACACCAGTATGAAAAATATCTATGAAGGGTCCACTTAAGAATCCTCGCTCATCTTCTTTCTGCTGGTACTTTTTACAAACACATTGACTACATTCCCATTTTTGTATCTAGCTCAAAATAACAACCTAAACAAAAGACTAACGGGTTCTTCACATACATTCAAGAGATAATATTCATGAAACGGGCATCACAAAAATTGGGATTTTACACGTAAAATAATAGAACCACTGTCTGTTTATACTTGTTACAAACACATTGACTACATTGCATATCTGCACATAATTCAAAATAACGAGCTAAAGAAATAACTAAGGGCTTCTTAACATACATTCAAgagataaaattcataaaatgggTATTAGAGAAAATGACATTTTATGCGTAAATGCATAGAAACACTTTATTTCAATACTTTTTACAAACACATTGACTACATTTCATATTTGCACCTAAttctaaaacaaataactaatggCTTCTTCACATACATTTACAAGACAAAATTCATGAAACGGGTATAAGAAAAACTGATTTTACACGTAAATGAATAGTATCAATcggtttaaaaaaagaaaagcaaGAATATTACCTTGAAAATTAGGGTAAAACCCGCCATTAAGATGACTTGTTGAAGAGCTTAGCAAAGGATTTAAATGAGATTCTGACCTGCAAACAAATtgggttttattttctttttatattttcatttaaatctCAGATTTTCAGGAGAAAACTAAATATATAAAGAGTTAAATAAAGACCTTGAAAAAGGTGGCGGTGGTGGCGGCCAACAGGGTTTCGGAATTCTGAATAAAAAGAGGCGGGAACAAAGCCTGCGAGCCATAGTTCGCTACAAGGCGGCAAAGCTAATGCAAACCTAAATATAAAACAATATGGTTTTTATCAAATGGTTCGGGTCAGATTGATGTGATccgaattaaaattttaataataattcactttaattacaaaatatttttggaattttattttttagaataataaaattaaaattttaataataattcactttaattaaaaaatatttttggaattttattttttagaataataaaaaaatatttaaattaacttGAAGATCCTGAGAaaagaattttaaattaaaacaattaaactgGTCGATTTTCTTATTAAATGGGGTCAAGTTCGTTTAACTTAAATATATTTATCGGTCAAACTATTCCTTTAAGCTTGAAAGTCTATCcaaaatttagaagaatttgaataaaaaaatattgaaatcaaCTTGAATGAGCTCGAATAAATATTTTTGAAGATTTAACCTAactcaaaaacatgttttaattcaaaagttaataaattaacttaattcaaattttaatgttttattttaaaatttcaatttaacttttttactaaaattttggacaagaaaatattgataaaattacaaatttaagtttattttggGTATTCATTTAgataaaatatctaaaaataattatcatttttacAATAATAGTAACAAACATTTGTTTTTGCTTTTTcctttatatttattttcctttttaacttTATATAATTTTGGTTTCAATAACTtgcttttatttaatattaaaattaaaaaaagaacaaATAAAAACAAGTACTAGTgagataatttttaaaatatatattaataaaaattaatgatgCTCTAACTATTTTTTTAAGTATTCAAGACCAATGTATATTTGATCATATGTATGAAGTATAGACCATTCATAAATCCTTCCAAGTCTAATAAGTTTTAACTCAATTGGTATTGGCATTGTTGTCAATGTAGGTGAACATAGAGAGCAGACCTATGAGTAGTTCTAAATAGTGTAAAAAAGAGTAGATATAATcaaaacttataatgaaattgttcAAAATAAAATCCTCCAAACATAAGAAAAAACTTAAAAACTTAAACAAACTCATATATCAAGCACATACATGTACCCGAGACCAAATCCGCTTTGGCTCCATTGCCAAATAGTCCAGAGAAGATCTTCAAGTAGTTTATAAAGTAGAATTTTTCATGATTGAAATGATTTTCCATGCAAGTTTTTCGTCAGCCACTGACCAATTACAACAAAAGAACACTGATTCCGAACCATTCTGAAGACTACTAGATAATCTATGAGGACAATTATCCGACGAACAAACAGATACACGGAATGATTCTACTTGAAGTTCTTCCCCTAAATCCAGTATGTTACCTTCGGAAAGTTCATCCGATAGTATCATTGATAATCGACTAATCAAAGTGCTTTTGTCAAAACCGCAGAGCATATGGGAAGTGGAAGAGAGGTCTTCGGTTCGGGCCATATGCATTGGGATACAATAAGCAAACTGAATCTCATGCTTTTTTTCTCCCAACATATGTAGAATCTCATCTTGGTGTATAACTTTTGCCTTTTTGCCTTTTTCGACTACTAAGATACCTTCTGTAGCTCTATCATCACTTACGGAAAGCCTTGAAACGGCCTTTGATTTGTTTGAATCCAAATAAGATTTATCGGTTGAACTACGTGTTGAGAACTTGAAGTTTGGGTTCAAGCAACTTCGGATAAAGGTACCTGAAGCATCTGCTTTCACATAGTGCGTCGAAGGAATGGTGACTGTTTCATTGTTTGCGGGACAATAACACTGGATCCCAAGTTCAGACTGAATCCTTTCTTTAAGAGTGGCCATTTTCGGCTTCTCACCATGTACAAGTATAGCATGTTTGGGTGAGAGAAATTTGACAAGATCCATAATACCCTTGGCGTCGGTATGAGGACTGAAAGATAGCTGATGAATCTGCAACACAAATCATATCTTCAGGCTAATTACAACCAAAATATCCATATTAAATATTCACACCCAagtcaaaataacataaaaaacaatcagatttccgaACTTAATATAAAGGATACCAATAAACTTCGGTGCAATCAAAACtagaatatcaaaattactaatcAGTGTCGCCTCTCGGTCTTGCCAAATAAGAGAAAAAACCGTGCAGCCTTTAGGTCATTCGTAGATTTCTGAACTTAAAAAGACTTTcatgtttttaatattaaatGCGACATTACATTCAAGAAAATACTAGTTCCCTATATTATAAGACGAGTTCCACTAAAAAGTTTTACGCTCAGCTGCCTTGTAAAAGActcctttttatttttgttcattAGCTGCTCTTCTTTTTTGGTAAATCTTTACTCCAAGAGTTACAAAATAAAAAAGGGGAGGGATCCAAAACAAAGTCCACATGCATATAAATGATTTTCATTTTTAACTAACGGAGGGGACAGATTTAAATGCAGTAAATTGCAGAAATGAAATAAGCTCAAAAAAGGTGAAACAAAAAGTTGAAGAAAATGAGATAAGCTTTAGGAGATGAGAATCAACCTGGCATCGCACATTGATTTGAGTGTCCTTGTCCAAATCAATTTTGGTCGGTTTACCAGACATTAGCTTATGGCCAATGGTTCCAGCCACACAATACCTACAAAAGGAGAAAAATGAGAGTAATAGaaactcaaacaaacataatTCTAATGTGCATAATGCCTCTCAAGTAAGAAGGAACCGCATGTGCACATAAACACGGGATAGACCAATGTGTATTACCAGAAGTACCTGTGTCCAACACATTTCAAGGCATGGGTATTGGGATATGAAAAAATATACTCGTGTCAGACACATACTTGTATTCAGAACTCACAACCAAGTCCAAATAACATAGATTTTTATTCTCTTTAAATGAGTTACAGTGGTTAAATATGATATTCGAACTATTTATATGTTTCATCTTATAGAAGTAACAATACTAGCAGCCATTTAGGATATATATGCTTGATAACGTATAAGAAGGCCATACCCAGGCAACGTCACAAGATTGTTTTCCGAAGGCGCCCACTGCATAAAAACCTCGAGTGAAAACCCACCAACAATCATACCAGGTGTAGCAAAGAGAACACAAGGTCCAGGAGCATTTATCAAAGAACGGTCAAAATTCCGAACTGCAATAGATAGGCGCAGAAGAGTAGCAGATGAAATATTATCATAAAAGAGAAGCAGTACCAACAACTCTACAAATAAATAGCTCAAGCAACTTTCAATTTCCCTAAAATCTCCAAGTTCTATGATTCTGCCTCTTCAATTCCAGAATTTTGAAAGGGAAACAAATTCAATcaagatttcaaatcaaactaacAGCATTATTGACAGAAACTAAACAAAGTCAAATATCTTCAATAGTATTCCAAATATTCTAGATTAACTACTAAAGAGCTTACTTACACATGCTAGTCATCCAAAATGCAGCATAGAAGGACCTAATTGGAGGATTAAAACTATTAAAGGGTTTTATTGTTACTTTCTTATGCTTTATGAGTTTCATGGTAATTTATATATGTTGAGGGTCGGTTGGCTCCTTTGGAAGAAGTCATCGAAATGTCATCAGCCAGGCAGCCAACCCGGTCCCCCAACAACCGAAGGTATTGTCCCCAGCCTCCGCAAAGAGTTGTGTACAGTTTGCGGAGATAAGTGGGCTATAAGCCTCAAGTTGGTGGTTCAAGTTGCACCGTGCTCAGGTTGCTCAATAATTATTCACACAACCAATACTAACACCTCTCCCAAGTCTTGCAGGTACCACCAACTGAGGCACCCCCCTCAATGAACCATACATGGCTCTCCATGGAGGCTAGGGGCAAAACCCTGACATAGGGACAATACCTTCGGTTGTTAGGGGACCAGGTCAACTGCCTAGAAGATGACACTTCAAAAACTTCTCCCGAAGGAGCCAACCGACCCTCAACACCCTCAGATCTATTTTCTGTCCCTAACTGCCAATTAACTCCAATGTATATAGAAACTGTTCAAAAATGAAACCTAGCAATGGCAGGAGCAAGGAAATAAGTAACTGCTGCCACTCTTTAATCATTATTTAAGCAAGCTTTGTACCATTTTTAAAATCAAATGCATTATGTGTGGCGTACGTCTCCTTGATCTTCTGGCTCGTCCAGTTAATAAGCATTTTATAATACATATTGGCTTGGATTGTCAAACCTGAAACATGATGAATCCAACTTATCACCATAATATGTAGTTAATCTTCACCCAGATCACCATAATATAGACTAAACAAATGTAAGGTTCCATTGCTATAAAATAAGccaataaaaaagaagaagaaaatcaaTGATGCAAAATGTTAAACACTAAAGATGGATCAAACCTGCTGAGAAGTAGATAGGAACTTTTAGATTCATCCGTTCCCAGTAATCTTCCAACAATATACaaagttcctatgtgatgatattAATACAAAATTGAATATTAATCTAGAAATCAAGTTATACGGTATCAAAATATTCAACATGAAGGCATCTATGACTAGTCAACAGTATAACAGTTACAAATAACAATAAGCAGCTTGAATTGGAatactatttttttaaaagaaacagAGATTGGCTGAGAATTATTGACTCCTTAATAAATCAACAAgagttaaaaaattaaaagaaaactgATTTGATAGAgtgaattgtttgaacttgtttccCTCATGCTTAGTAGTCATTTAATAATATGGGAACTTTGAACAACTACTGGTCGGATAATTTTGGTTGCACGACAAATATTTATACCGCAGAAAAATTAAGGAAAAGTGTGGAAAACAGAAAATAGGATTATAGGAAATGATGAGCATACAATTAAACTTTACAGGCAGAAGCAATTTTATGTAGTTTTATTTATAGAAAAAGAACCCTTAAATGccaagaaaaaaaaatctaaacaaAGTCAGTACAAGGAGGTCAATATAGGGAAATAATATATCTTATGATCCTATTATGAATGAAATCCATAAATGCGGCAGCTTTAAATTCACATAAAGGTTTGTCGTACAAATTTAGAACTTAATAAGCTACCTCATTTTGTCTAGCGCCAAACATAGTTAAGATGCCCCCAGTAATTAGAACTTTTGCtaactaaataattttattagctaaacaaaacatagctacaacacatatatattatatataagatCAACAGTAATACCTGAGCTCTTCCTAGAGCAAAAGTAGGAATAAGCACTTTTCCTCCAGCAGCAACACAATTATGAACCTGAAATGAATCACCACCAAACACCAatgcccccccaaaaaaaaaaaaaagataaaaaggaAGAAAATCATTCCAGTAGGGTGTAACTTTAAAATAAAAAGCACATACATAACCAAATATCTTCATTCATGAAAGTTGGAAGTACTAAAATAAGGAATCTTCACAGA contains these protein-coding regions:
- the LOC108480328 gene encoding cleavage and polyadenylation specificity factor subunit 3-II, giving the protein MAIDCLVLGAGQEVGKSCMVVSINGKRIMFDCGMHMGYTDSRRYPDFSLISKTGDFDNALTCVIVTHFHLDHIGALPYFTEVCGYKGPIYMTYPTKALAPLMLEDYRKNMDRRGEDEQFTSDHIAECMKKVIPVDLKQTVQVDKDLQIRAYYAGHVIGAAMFYAKVGDAAMVYTGDYNMTPDRHLGAAQIDRLQLDLLITESTYATTIRDSRYGREREFLKAVHNCVAAGGKVLIPTFALGRAQELCILLEDYWERMNLKVPIYFSAGLTIQANMYYKMLINWTSQKIKETYATHNAFDFKNVRNFDRSLINAPGPCVLFATPGMIVGGFSLEVFMQWAPSENNLVTLPGYCVAGTIGHKLMSGKPTKIDLDKDTQINVRCQIHQLSFSPHTDAKGIMDLVKFLSPKHAILVHGEKPKMATLKERIQSELGIQCYCPANNETVTIPSTHYVKADASGTFIRSCLNPNFKFSTRSSTDKSYLDSNKSKAVSRLSVSDDRATEGILVVEKGKKAKVIHQDEILHMLGEKKHEIQFAYCIPMHMARTEDLSSTSHMLCGFDKSTLISRLSMILSDELSEGNILDLGEELQVESFRVSVCSSDNCPHRLSSSLQNGSESVFFCCNWSVADEKLAWKIISIMKNSTL